The Ahaetulla prasina isolate Xishuangbanna chromosome 11, ASM2864084v1, whole genome shotgun sequence genome contains a region encoding:
- the VGLL1 gene encoding transcription cofactor vestigial-like protein 1 has protein sequence MEETKNNSTKLSRTKQPVKTEWGAHYMVLTYFQGDTNSMVDEHFSRALSVTKNPQDLSRDNGAKDGLINNENHQPSHGWSLPPHWTKPYGASSPLNLCASDENPIVPVMDVYQPSILQGASPVTAELWPSSSGGDPHLTPVSRYPTTDLHMAQDGMSDEKYGSLLGLLEQERCSRPVQELFDSRSACLTDSAGLQNMSQRYPC, from the exons ATGGAAGAGACAAAGAATAATTCCACAAAGCTGAGTAGAACGAaacagccagtaaaaacagaaTGGGGAGCCCATTACATGGTATTGACCTACTTCCAAGGAGACACTAATAGCATGGTGGATGAACATTTCTCCAGAGCTTTGAGCGTCACCAAAAACCCGCAGGACCTGAGTAGAGACAACGGTGCCAAAGATGGCCTTATTAACAATG aAAACCATCAACCTTCTCACGGGTGGAGTCTTCCACCCCATTGGACCAAGCCCTATGGGGCATCCTCCCCTTTGAACCTGTGCGCTTCGGACGAAAACCCAATTGTTCCCGTGATGGATGTCTACCAGCCTTCCATTCTCCAGGGAGCTTCTCCAGTGACCGCTGAGCTCTGGCCTTCGTCTTCTGGGGGTGATCCACATTTGACGCCAGTTTCGAGGTACCCAACCACTGATCTGCATATGGCACAAGACGGCATGTCGGATGAGAAATACGGTTCTCTGTTGGGCCTCCTGGAGCAGGAGAGATGTTCTCGGCCCGTCCAAGAGCTGTTTGATTCCCGATCAGCTTGTCTTACGGATTCAGCTGGGTTGCAAAATATGAGCCAGAG GTATCCCTGCTAA